The stretch of DNA AGGCCTCGACGAACTCCGGGCTGTTGGGAAGGTGTATGCCCACCCTGTCACCCGGCCGCACTCCCTCCGCCAGAAGACCGAGTGCTCTGCCCTCGACCGTCCGCACGAGATCAGCGTAGGTGGTCTCCCGCTCGCGGAATATGAGGGCAGTTTTTCCGGGGGCACGCTCGGCCGCCCGGGATATGATGCCGTGGAGATCCATCAGCCCGCCTCCCACTCGATAACGTGGAGTCAACTGCATGTCCGATTCCACTGCCGCGGTCTCGCCCGGACGCATCACAAAAAACCAAGCCCCGCACCCTGCATGAGTGCGAGGCTCACCGGTCTCCGCATGCGGTAGGGAAGGGACTACAAGAAGACAAAGAGGATCGACGTGACCAAGAATGCCACTGCGACCCAGGTAGTCGCCCGATCCAGGAAAGCCTCGAACCCCTTCTGCTTGGAGAAGAAAAGCTGCCCGCCGCCGCCTATCGAACCGAGCCCCTCGCCCTTGCTCGGCTGGAGGATGACGACGGCAATGAGCCCGATCGAGATCAGAAACTGTATGATGACCAGGATTGTCTGGAGCACGCGCCCAACCCCCCATGTATCCGACTGCGCTCATTCTACCACACGGCAGGAACACCTGCAACTTGTCCGACGCCAGAAGTGTCCGGCGCCAAGCGCCGGCACCAAAGCCTCTACACTCGAATTCTCTTGCGTTGCCCCCGGCTGCCCTCCCTCATCTTGTTGACTGCAATGACCACGGGAGTCAGCACTAGCGCTGCAACGATCGCTTCTGGCACGCCCTGAACCACCGCGATGGACAGCGCCCCACCCTGCCCGCGCAGGGGAAAGTACCCGAAGTAGACTGCAAGCCCCAGAGTGCCCACGGTGTTGGTCAGACTCCCCGCGGCCGCGGCGATGGGAATGCTCCAGGATCTCCTGCCACAGATGCGGTAAACCAAGTATGCCACAACGCCAATCAGGAGCCGTGCTGGAATCACTACCCTCGGATCACCGAGGAACCGGAGAGTGAAGAGGCCGAAAATGAGCCCGACGAATAGGCCGACGATAGGTCCTTCGAGAATGCCTGCAAGCTCCACAGGCATGTGCATCAGGGTGGCCGCACCCGCGGGCGTGGGCAAGGGGATGAACCCGATACCGGTCACCCCGAGAACGAGAGTCAGGGATACCAGGATTCCCGAGATGGCAATCTGATCTACACTGAGTTTCACGGTAACACCTCCGTTCCAGCCCCTTTGCAGGGTGCCGGACGATACTTGGCTGCGGAGAAACCTGCCGGCATGAAAGCTGGTGCGGGGTCCCGGTCCAGGGTGATCCAAGCCCCGCGATACACCGTCAGGCTATGACCCTGCCCTCACAGACACCTCCTGAGCTCCTGGGCACCCGCCCAGAGTGGTCGCGGCCTCGACCGCCCTTAGAATCGCCGCTGCCACCATCTCCGCGGCGGCGGCTCCCACCGCAGTCAGGTGGGCCGCGCGGTCCTTACTCACAAGCCGAGTCCCGGTTGACAATACGAAGACCACGTCCCCGTCGTACATAGTATGCGCCGGTCTGACCGCCCTGGCAATACCGTCCTGCGCCATCTGGGCCACCTTGCACGCACCCTCCCGGTCGAGCAGCGCGTCAGTGGCAACCACTGCCAGAGTCGTGTTGGTTGGAAATGCCGCCACGTTGCCAGGCCCCATGAAAGCCCGCCGAGTTCGGTCGTACGCTCCGGCAATGATTTCGCCGGAGCCGGGATCCACAACGTCTCCGAGACAGTTTGCCACGGCGATCGCCCCTACCCAAGGTCCCTGCCCGGGTTCCTCTCCCTGGAGCTCGACGGCGAAAGTGCCTACGCCGCCTTTCATGGCATACTCCTGGCCGTGGGCCTTTCCGACCGTCGCTCCCATCCCAACCCCGATGTTCCCCTCAGGGCATGGGCCCGAGGACGCTGCCAGGCAGGCTTGTCGTCCCATCGAAGGGTCAGGCCGGCACCTGGAATCCCCTATGCCAAGGTCGTAGATTACCGCCGCTCCGACTATAGGGACAAGGCCAAACGGAGTCGGGAATCCGTGGCCGCGTTCTTCGAGGAACTGCATGACCCCGGAGGCCGCGTCCAGACCGTAGGCACTGCCTCCGGCCAGCACCACGGCCTGTGCCTTCTGCACGAGGTTGCACGGGCGCATCAGGTCTGTCTCGCGCGTTCCTGGTGCGGACCCCCGGACGTCGAGTCCGCACGTAGCACCGTCCACGGTCAGGACCACAGTGCACCCTGTAAGCCCGCGTTCATCGTGAGCATGGCCGACTAGGACCCCAGGAACATGCGTAATCCCGTACAACCCCAGCCCCTCTTCCGTTCGCGTGGTATGGGCGCGGCCGCGGGCCGCGCCCATAGAGTATCTATACGCCACAGACCACGTTTATCCTTCGCGTTCTCTAGCCAATGGAGTGGAACGCATCCATTCCAGCAAAGATGCCATGGTCACCCAGCAGGTCCTCTATCCTGAGAAGCTGGTTGTACTTGGCGACCCTCTCGGATCTCGACGGTGCGCCCGTCTTGATCATCCCGACGTTTGTGGCTACCGCGAGATCCGCTATGGTTGTGTCCTCGGTCTCTCCAGACCTGTGGGATATCACAGCAGTGTACCCAGCCCTCTTGGCCATCTCTATCGCCTCGAGGGTCTCGGTCAGCGAACCTATCTGGTTCACCTTGATCAGAACCGAATTGGCTACCCCCAATTCGATGGCACGTTTGATGCGTTCCGTATTGGTGACGAGCAGGTCGTCCCCGACGAGCTGGACCCGGTTCCCAAGCCTTTCCGTGGCAAGCTTCCACCCGTCCCAGTCGTCCTCGGAGAAGCCGTCCTCGATCGAGAGTATCGGGTACTTGGAGATCAAATCCTCGTAGTAATCGACCATACCGGCTGCGTCTAGCTCACGGCCTTCACCAGCAAGCACGTACTTGCCGTCCCGGAAGAACTCGCTTGCGGCAGGGTCTAGGGCCACGAACGCGTCCTTGCCCGGGGCATAGCCTGCCTTCTCGATAGCATCCACGATCGTGGCGATGGCTTCCTCGTTGGATTCCAGATTCGGCGCGAACCCTCCCTCGTCGCCGACTGCGGTCGACAGACCTTTCTTCTTGAGGACAGATTTCAGGCTGTGGAAAACCTCCACTCCCATCCGCAGTGCCTCGGCAAATGAATCCGCCCCCACCGGTACGATCATGAACTCCTGGATGTCCACGTTGTTGTCAGCATGTTTGCCCCCATTGAGGATGTTCATCATCGGCACCGGGAGCGTTCTTGCGTTCACGCCGCCCAGGTACTGGTAGAGTGGAAGCCCCACGGATTCCGCGGCCGCGTGCGCCACGGCGAGCGACACTCCGAGGATGGCGTTCGCCCCGAGCTTCTCCTTGTTGGGGGTTCCATCAAGCTCAATCATAGTCTGATCGATGGCGGCCTGCTCCCTTGCGTCCATCCCGACGAGCTCGTCTGCTATGGGGCCATTGACATTGTCGACGGCCTTGGTCACGCCTTTACCCAGGTACCTTCCGCGATCCCCGTCTCGGAGCTCGAGCGCCTCGTGCTGACCGGTGGACGCCCCAGACGGGACACATGCACGCCCCACAGTGTCGTCGGCAAGAGTAACCTCCACTTCGACCGTGGGGTTGCCTCTGGAATCGAGAATCTCCCGGGCGTAGACATCACTGATGGTTGTCATCGGCAGTCCGGCGGGGCAGGTCTTTCGAGTTCCCATCCCCGCCTCCGCTCCTTTCTCTAGTCTCGTTTGTGCTGGCCTACGGTTGTCCTGACTATCTCGGCAAACTCCCCGGCGACGAGACTTGCTCCACCTACGAGCGCTCCGTCGATGTCGGGTTCCCGGGCGAATTCGGCCATGTTACCGGGTTTGACACTGCCACCGTACTGAATCCGCAGAGCTGATGCCAGACCCTCAGAGTACAGGCTTGCCAGCGTGTCACGGATCAGCCTGGCTACCGCGGCAGCATCGGCTCCGGTGGACGCTTTCCCGGTCCCAATTGCCCAGATGGGCTCGTAGGCGATGACGATCCTCGCTGCCCCCTCCGGGCTGACGCCGGCGAAGGCTGCGCGGACCTGCCCGGCGACAAGGCCTTCAGTTTTCCCGGCTTCGCGCTGTTCCAGGGTCTCACCCACGCACACGATGGGAATGAGTCCCGCCATTAGTGCAGCCTTGATCTTCCGGTTCACCGAGTCGTCCGTCTCACCAAACATGGCGCGCCGCTCTGAATGGCCGATGATGACGTAAGTACATCCGGCGTCCACCAGCATCTCACATGAGACTTCACCGGTGAACGCTCCTTTGGATTCCCAGTGAACGTCCTGGGCCCCCACGGCAATTCCGGTTCCGCGCACTTTGTCCG from Bacillota bacterium encodes:
- the secG gene encoding preprotein translocase subunit SecG — encoded protein: MLQTILVIIQFLISIGLIAVVILQPSKGEGLGSIGGGGQLFFSKQKGFEAFLDRATTWVAVAFLVTSILFVFL
- a CDS encoding ECF transporter S component, which codes for MKLSVDQIAISGILVSLTLVLGVTGIGFIPLPTPAGAATLMHMPVELAGILEGPIVGLFVGLIFGLFTLRFLGDPRVVIPARLLIGVVAYLVYRICGRRSWSIPIAAAAGSLTNTVGTLGLAVYFGYFPLRGQGGALSIAVVQGVPEAIVAALVLTPVVIAVNKMREGSRGQRKRIRV
- a CDS encoding P1 family peptidase → MYGITHVPGVLVGHAHDERGLTGCTVVLTVDGATCGLDVRGSAPGTRETDLMRPCNLVQKAQAVVLAGGSAYGLDAASGVMQFLEERGHGFPTPFGLVPIVGAAVIYDLGIGDSRCRPDPSMGRQACLAASSGPCPEGNIGVGMGATVGKAHGQEYAMKGGVGTFAVELQGEEPGQGPWVGAIAVANCLGDVVDPGSGEIIAGAYDRTRRAFMGPGNVAAFPTNTTLAVVATDALLDREGACKVAQMAQDGIARAVRPAHTMYDGDVVFVLSTGTRLVSKDRAAHLTAVGAAAAEMVAAAILRAVEAATTLGGCPGAQEVSVRAGS
- the eno gene encoding phosphopyruvate hydratase is translated as MTTISDVYAREILDSRGNPTVEVEVTLADDTVGRACVPSGASTGQHEALELRDGDRGRYLGKGVTKAVDNVNGPIADELVGMDAREQAAIDQTMIELDGTPNKEKLGANAILGVSLAVAHAAAESVGLPLYQYLGGVNARTLPVPMMNILNGGKHADNNVDIQEFMIVPVGADSFAEALRMGVEVFHSLKSVLKKKGLSTAVGDEGGFAPNLESNEEAIATIVDAIEKAGYAPGKDAFVALDPAASEFFRDGKYVLAGEGRELDAAGMVDYYEDLISKYPILSIEDGFSEDDWDGWKLATERLGNRVQLVGDDLLVTNTERIKRAIELGVANSVLIKVNQIGSLTETLEAIEMAKRAGYTAVISHRSGETEDTTIADLAVATNVGMIKTGAPSRSERVAKYNQLLRIEDLLGDHGIFAGMDAFHSIG
- the tpiA gene encoding triose-phosphate isomerase — encoded protein: DKVRGTGIAVGAQDVHWESKGAFTGEVSCEMLVDAGCTYVIIGHSERRAMFGETDDSVNRKIKAALMAGLIPIVCVGETLEQREAGKTEGLVAGQVRAAFAGVSPEGAARIVIAYEPIWAIGTGKASTGADAAAVARLIRDTLASLYSEGLASALRIQYGGSVKPGNMAEFAREPDIDGALVGGASLVAGEFAEIVRTTVGQHKRD